CTTGCAAACCAGACAAAATTTCGAGCCGGCAAAAGCTGGGGAATGGATCCAGAGTGCCATGGCAACCATGAATGCCGGTCACCTCATTCCATCGGTAGCCGCAATGACAAATGCTGTTGAGGAACATAAAAATGCCCCCATGGCGATCTGGTTGGGCTTGTTAATCGATGCTATTCCCGAAGCCCTGACCATTGGCGCGCACCTGGTGACATCTCCGCTGAGTTCATCCCTGCTTGCAGGGTTATTTATTGCCAACTATCCCGAAGCGTTTTCCAGCTCCCGGGGAATGAGACAGCAGGGATTCTCGCTTTTCCGAATCTTCTTGATGTGGTCGTCAATTATGTTAATAACAGGCATTTTGGCTGCTGTCGGCGCCGTCGTGTTTACTGACGTTCCAGACGCGCTCGTCTCGCTGTTGGGGTCGATCGCTGCTGGTGCCATGCTGACAGTCATTTCGGAAACAATGTTGCCAGAGGCTTATGCGATGGGAGGTTCGGTAGTCGGGCTCTCTACAGTGATGGGTTTTTTGATCGTTATCTCGATCGTCCATTTAGCCCCCCACTAAATCGCCGCCAGCCCAAACGCTGGCAGCAGTGCGATCGCGGCTCCGAAACAAGCGGTGTAGGCTGAGAGAGCAGGTCTCGCTCGCGTCCGGACTGCCCGCATGATGTCTTCTCCTCGCGCGATCGCCTTCATCGTCGGTCTTTGCTTTGTGCTCGGGCTGGCAATTTGGCTGATCGGCGCTATTTACCAGCTTTACGTCGAGGTATCGTTCAGCTCCCTACTGCTGGCAAATCTGCTGCTGTTAGTGGTGCTGGTCTTGCTGGGGCTGCTCGTCGCGGCATTCGTTTACTACTTCAATCAAATTTTTAAGCCTTCGCAGCGATCGCGCCGGCCTGTAGTACGCGCGCCGGAGAAGAAAGCCGAAGCAGCGGGGGTCACGTTGAAAGCAGTACGGCAACAGGTCGGGCAAATCCAGGACGAAGTGGCGCGTCAGGCTTTGTGGGAGCGATCGCGCGCGATCGAAGCCAACCTGCAGCGGCAGGATCTGCACGTGGTGGTGTTCGGAACGGGTTCGGCTGGCAAAACCTCGCTGATCAATGCCTTGATCGGGCGCGTCGTCGGGACGGTCGGCGCTCCGATGGGGACGACCCAAGCGGGGGCGACCTATGCTTTACCATTACCTCGCCTCCGTCGCCAGATCTTCATCACCGACACGCCGGGTATCCTGGAAGCCGGTGTCGCCGGTACCGAGCGCGAACGTTTGGCCAAGCAACTTGCGACCGAAGCCGATTTACTCGTGTTCGTCGTCGATAACGACCTGCGCCAGTCAGAATTCGAGCCGCTCCAGGTGCTGGCTGCAATCGGCAAGCGCTCGCTGTTGGTCCTCAATAAAACGGATCTGTACGCCCAGCCAGACCGAGAAGCCGTGTTGGCAAGTTTGCGCGCGCGCGTCCGCGGGTTTATCGCCCCGCAAGACGTGGTGGATGCCGCAGCCGCGCCGCAACCGATGCAGTTAGCCAACGGTCAGTTCGTGCAGCCGGATGCCGATATTGAGGCAACGATCCGCCGCCTCGCCGAGGTGTTGCGATCGGAAGGAGAAGAACTGGTTGCCGATAATATTCTGTTGCAGGCACAGCGACTCGGGCAAGACGTGCGCGAGTCGCTCGATCGTCAGCGCCGCCAGCAGGCCGAACAAATCGTCGAACGCTATCAATGGATTAGCGCCGGGGTCCTTGCCGTAACGCCTCTGCCGGTGGCAGATATGTTGGGAGCAGCTGCGGTGAATGCTCAGATGGTGGTCGAACTCGGACGCATTTATGGATGCGAACTCAATCTCGATCGCGGGCGCGAACTGGCGCTGTCTTTGGGCAAAATGCTGGTCAGCTTGGGCGTGGTTAAAGGTGCGCTGCAATTGCTTGCAACGGCACTGCAATTGTCTGTTGCCGGCTATCTTGTAGGCAAAGCAATTCAAGGCGTTACGGTAGCCTATCTGACGCGCATTGCCGGGAAGAGCTTCATCGAGTACTTCCGTCAAAACCAAGACTGGGGCGATGGTGGGATGGGCGAAGTCGTACAGCGTCAGTTTCGCTTGGAGCGGCGCGACGAGTTTGTCAAAGCCTTCGTGAGCGAGGCGATCGATCGCGTTGTCAAACCTCTGACCGTTGCAAAGCGATCGCCTGAGGACGCTGAGGAACTAATGTCGCCGGCCGAAAATGACGCGCCTAGTCCCGAACTGATTAGTGAGCTTCTAGTCCATGATGACTGGGAGCGATCGCCGCAGTCCGACCGCGACTGGTAAGTAAATCGATCTCCCCCGGTTCGAACTCTTAATAACTTTCCAGGGCACCCAAACAGGCCAGGACATCGACGCCGCGTGCGGTCTTAACCGTTCGCGATCGCTTCGAAGCCGGGACTATTGCCAGCGCGCTGCAGATTGGAAGCGGAATTATGGCGAGTCGGCCCGTTGCGCCACGCAACCGCAAACTCGTGCCAGCCGTTCATCGATAAGATTCCCTTTTCCAACCTATTACAAACGATCGTGGAGACCGGCCGACGGGCTAGGCAAATCTGTGATTAGATATTTACCAATGGACATCAGCCCTTGTATAACCTTAAGTCAATGAACCGGATTTGTTGGCTCTGGAACGCGATCTGGACAGTCGCGCAAATCGAGCGCATGTTACCAGCAAGATCGCTAGGGTTCTCAGGCGATGGGGTCGCAGAGGTGCCGGATACCGGAGGTATTGATGTCCCAGTTCGTGTCATCAACGCACCAGTAGATAACTTTTGGCTCTTAATTTTGATGAGGTAGTTCGAGCGTGAGGCTTACAAACAATATCCACTTTCGCAACCTGCGCGGCGATCTCTTTGGCGGAGCAACCGCCGCGATCGTCGCCCTGCCGATGGCACTTGCCTTCGGTGTTGCTTCCGGAGCCGGGGCCGCTGCCGGCTTATGGGGAGCGGTTCTTGTTGGGTTTTTTGCTGCCCTGTTTGGCGGTACACCCACGTTGATCTCGGAACCGACCGGTCCGATGACGGTGGTGATGACCGCTGTCATCGCGAATCTGACTGCTGCCAACCCCGAAAATGGCTTGGCAATGGCTTTCACCGTCGTCATGATGGCCGGAGTTTTCCAGATGATCTTCGGTGCACTGCGGTTGGGCAAGTACGTCACGATGATGCCCTACACGGTAATATCGGGCTTCATGTCCGGCATCGGCGTAATCTTAATCGTTCTACAAATTGCACCCTTTCTCGGACAGGCCAACCCTCCTGGAGGAGTCATTGGCACCGTGCGAGCAATTCCAGAGTTACTTTCAAACGTTCAACCTGCAGAAACCGTGCTGGCAGCTTTAGCTATTGCCATCATTTGGTTCATGCCCTCGAAACTCAAGCGGATTGTGCCCCCTCAATTAGTCGCGCTTGTCGTCGGCACTGCGCTTTCACTGGTACTGTTCCAGGGTGCTGAGATCCGGCGAATTGGTGAAATTGCGGCTGGCTTCCCCGCTATTCAGATGCCCACTTTCACCTTCGACCAGCTGCAGCTCATGTTTGTCGATGCGGCTGTCTTGGGCATGCTGGGCTGCATTGATGCACTGCTGACGTCAGTGATTGCCGATAGTTTGACCCGCACGGAGCACGACTCCAATAAAGAGTTGATCGGACAAGGGCTTGGTAACCTCATCTCTGGTTTATTCGGCGGTATTGCCGGCGCTGGGGCCACGATGGGCACGGTTGTCAACATCCAGTCTGGAGGACGCACTGCTTTATCGGGATTGACTCGAGCTGGGATCTTGCTAGTTGTTATTTTGGGGGCGGCAAACTTGGCAGCAATGATTCCTCTAGCCGTTCTGGCTGGAATTGCACTCAAGGTTGGAATCGACATCATTGACTGGGGCTTCCTGAAGCGAGCACATCATATCTCGTTTAAAGGAGCTGCAATCATGTACGGGGTGATTCTCTTGACAGTTTTCGTAGACCTGATTGCTGCGGTTGGCGTCGGTGTCTTCGTTGCGAACATCCTCACGATCGACCGGATGAGCGCGCTCCAATCCGAGTCCGTCAAGGCAATCACCGACTCTGACGACGCGATCCTGCTCGATACCGAAGAAAAGAAATGGCTCGAGCGAGCTAACGGACGGATCTT
The DNA window shown above is from Rubidibacter lacunae KORDI 51-2 and carries:
- a CDS encoding YcjF family protein, translated to MSSPRAIAFIVGLCFVLGLAIWLIGAIYQLYVEVSFSSLLLANLLLLVVLVLLGLLVAAFVYYFNQIFKPSQRSRRPVVRAPEKKAEAAGVTLKAVRQQVGQIQDEVARQALWERSRAIEANLQRQDLHVVVFGTGSAGKTSLINALIGRVVGTVGAPMGTTQAGATYALPLPRLRRQIFITDTPGILEAGVAGTERERLAKQLATEADLLVFVVDNDLRQSEFEPLQVLAAIGKRSLLVLNKTDLYAQPDREAVLASLRARVRGFIAPQDVVDAAAAPQPMQLANGQFVQPDADIEATIRRLAEVLRSEGEELVADNILLQAQRLGQDVRESLDRQRRQQAEQIVERYQWISAGVLAVTPLPVADMLGAAAVNAQMVVELGRIYGCELNLDRGRELALSLGKMLVSLGVVKGALQLLATALQLSVAGYLVGKAIQGVTVAYLTRIAGKSFIEYFRQNQDWGDGGMGEVVQRQFRLERRDEFVKAFVSEAIDRVVKPLTVAKRSPEDAEELMSPAENDAPSPELISELLVHDDWERSPQSDRDW
- the bicA gene encoding bicarbonate transporter BicA; translated protein: MRLTNNIHFRNLRGDLFGGATAAIVALPMALAFGVASGAGAAAGLWGAVLVGFFAALFGGTPTLISEPTGPMTVVMTAVIANLTAANPENGLAMAFTVVMMAGVFQMIFGALRLGKYVTMMPYTVISGFMSGIGVILIVLQIAPFLGQANPPGGVIGTVRAIPELLSNVQPAETVLAALAIAIIWFMPSKLKRIVPPQLVALVVGTALSLVLFQGAEIRRIGEIAAGFPAIQMPTFTFDQLQLMFVDAAVLGMLGCIDALLTSVIADSLTRTEHDSNKELIGQGLGNLISGLFGGIAGAGATMGTVVNIQSGGRTALSGLTRAGILLVVILGAANLAAMIPLAVLAGIALKVGIDIIDWGFLKRAHHISFKGAAIMYGVILLTVFVDLIAAVGVGVFVANILTIDRMSALQSESVKAITDSDDAILLDTEEKKWLERANGRILLFQLSGPMIFGVAKAISREHNALAGCDAIVFDLSDVPHLGVTASLALENAIKEAVEKDRQVFITVTSGQTKRRLEKLDVFNSVPLDRVFDNRAEALETAFQILLPSMQEQLHSSTLATS